tctctctccctctctctctctcctcctctctttccctccctctctctctctctctctctccccctctccctctctctctctccatatTCTGCAGCAATTTCTGCGACATAATTGAATTGATTTACAGCGATTAATGTGCAGCAGCGACAAACGTTAATGTAACATGATTGTTTGTCATATCAGATCGACGGGCATGCCGCGGAAACGGGACCGGAGCTCGACGAGGAGATGGAGAAGGTCTTTGCGATGGACGTTGCGGAGAAGTTCGACGTAGCTCGGCTTGGATCGCCCTCGGAATCGACTGGATCTGATCGAGATCGCGACCGCGGGCCACCCCCGCGATATGGCGGCGATCGCGATTTCAATCGTAAGTCGCTATAGTGTCGCTTTTCGACGTTGTTTCCTTTCGAGGTGTCGTTTACCTTCGAGaattggaaataataaaaatgacgtTTCTCCTCAGAATACCGTAAAAGAAGCTACCCACATCCGCACATGCCCCTGAAGAGCCTGCATTCCAGATCTATGCGACGGCATCTTTCACCGTAAGTTACTCAATAAAAGCAGATATTCAGCAAAATCTATTTCGTAGCTTTCTCGGCGGATACTTTGTCGATACTTGAAATCTCTTGTGCGAATCATCATTTGAGAGTACAATATCTTTTCCGTATCACAATTGTACGTACCTACGATCGATTCTATGCACGCGAGTATAAAGCACATATATGGTTGATTTAATATTCCTGATGAACCTTGAAACTAATAAGCGTTTAGCTTCTGATAGCTCTAATTGTAAAAGATAACTGCGAAATTTCTCGAGTTTCGAGCGAGCAACATTCAATTGAATGCGTGTGAGAACCTTTTAGCTGGGAAACTGAAGCCAGAAAAGGTACATCTTGCGTTTCTTCGATATCCTTAGCGAAGGATCAGCAACGGAAGTGTCCACCGAAGAGGATCATGGTAATGTTCAAGCGAGGAGTAACGAGGTCCAGGAGGTCGACGGGATGAACCGTAACGGGCTGCAATCGACCGTCACAGCCGAGGCCGAGCCCGAAGTCGACGAAGAAACGGCGGAGGAAACTGAAAATGTAGGCAGCAGCGAGAGCGAGGCGCCGATCTCGGAGAGGGCGGCTTCCGGTTTCAACGACAGCCCGACCATCGGCAGTCCGAGGGTGCAATTTGAGAAGATCAAGGAAGAAGATGTATTGAGCATGCAGACACCAGAAGTGCCAACCGCTCCGAGTGGCCTGGAGGAAGATCGGAATCGCCGGCGGCATCAAAAGCACGAACATAAGTAAGTTAAATCTACGTGACGGCTTGTCAAGAGCGACAGAGATAAGATCACGCGATCTTTAATTAACACATTTAGCCGTCAAAACGGGAACGTATTTTTTCCGATTAGTAAAATAACATCTTGATGAGAATACGGGGTCAAAGTAGCTCTAATTTGAATGAATATCGTGTCTGCATATATAACGTGCACGGATCCTCGATATTTTAAAGGCGAAAGTTTAAATCCGGCGGTCGCATTTCATGTCACAATTTTGCGGACTCATATTTGCACTGTATAAACCGCGCAATTATGAGCACGAAGCGATCGACCTTTATTTCGTACCATCCCGAGCGATGGGCTAGATTCAGCAGCGTGACAATTCCGGTACGGCGCGGTACCAAGTCGGCTAGTTGGTTCAAGATTTATGAGGTGGGGTGTGTgctgaaaaatgtatgtttacaTCAGCGACTTAATTAAACGTTGGCTTTATTTAGACCGTCCAGATTCCTTAATTCTCTTCAAAAAGGAGAATAATTTcctgaataaaaataaataattataaaataaaaataagaataagtcttatataaataagaaaaataagaataagaataaatcttataaatttatcttcaaGTATATGACACGAGACAGATTGAAGTATTCATCATAATATAAGATTAGGGCTAATAAGAATTTGAAGTAAGTACGTATGTTTATCATGATTATTTCAATAAGATTGGTAAATCTGTCCGCCTAAGTTCGGTGGCTATAGGCCTgattgaattttctttttcttcatgtCACGATTAAATCATGATCAGGCAAAccttttttattctctctataaaaatttaaatatatattcctaCAAAAAGACTTAACTAACTGTCCCATTATCGACTGCTCTTCCAGACGTCACCATCACAAATCTCGCAAATACTCTCTGCAGGAGGATCCGCAATGGCGAAAGCGATCGGGGGCCGGTCTTCCAGACAATTCGAGCCTACTGACTCGACGTGTCAGCGTCCAGCCAGAAGAAGCGAGCACCTTGCAGGAACTCGACATCGACGACCTGGAGTCGCATCGTAGTGATGATCCGCGTGGCATGCGGCGGCACAAAGCTGCTCACTTAACGGTGCAGATTGGTCGACGGAAGGAAGGCGGTATCCCTCATGACACCTTCAAGAAAATGTACGATCACTCGCCGCACGAGGTGTTCGTCCAGCTGGACGAATTACACGGCTTGGGCGAGGAACGCGAGTGGCGAGAAACCGCGAGGTGGATTAAATACGAGGAGGACGTTGAGGAGGGTGCTGACAGATGGGGCAGGCCACACGTGGCCTCCCTTAGCTTCCATTCGCTGCTGAATCTTCGTCGTTGCCTGGAAACCGGCGTCGTCCTCCTCGATCTGGAGGAAAAGGATCTACCTGGGTTGGCTTACAGGGTAGTCGAGCAGATGGTCAGAGAGGAGCTTATTCTGGCCCAGGACAGACCGGTTGTGATGAGAGCGTTACTGCTCAGGCATAGGCATGTGCACGAGCACGAACGTGGGTTCCGATTTGGCGGCAAGAGGAGCTATTCCAGTTACACCAGCCTTCAGGTAATTCGCCCATAATGACGATATCGTTTGCATAACATGCATCGTGCGTACGAAAACGGCCAACTCCTGATTAAGACTCGCAAGATTCGCTTCGAGTTGTTTACCTATATCGAAAAGTAAATAAGTGCACCGATGAAAGGTGGAAAGTGATAATCTATTGCTCAACAGGTAATAACCGTGTTCACAAGCCTCAGGGTTGctatataaattagatttcGATGAATTTCCATCTCAATTTGAGCTCCACGAACTGACGTAACCCTGAGTTTGCACTTTCGAATCTCTAGTGATCGAAAATAATTGCGATGATTGTAATGAATGCTGATGTACTTTATCGTGTTCGCGTTGAGACTTGAAAATAAgtcaattttatatgaatgtCGCAGTTTATGGAAATGTCGAAGATCACCTGCGGGGGCGATGTATCGAGCGCGATCAGTAGTGAGTAGTCGCAACGGGTGGTAGCGGGGAATAGGTTTAACTGACAGTGCTAATATTATTTCCACAGTCCATCTGGCTGGAGGAAGAAGATGCTGCGCGGGAAGCCGCTGAGAACCATGTAACCCAACATGTAAATCTCTCGTTTCCCGAATCAAACGCAGTTTTTTTACTTCTATTACTCTAGTCCTTCACTCTGTTCGCTCGCACGCCTCAtacgaatttttatatactttttaaagtaaatcCGGCATGAATCTACGGGACAAtgtcgattttatataaaattcttcacTTAAGGACTGATTATCGGTCTTAAAACATGAAACAACAATTTATTGGGTCAATATTTCGAATCTGGTTTAAtactttatctattttatatgcCTAACATTTAGTACaacattaatacaaaattaacatCTAtctctaaattattatatgattgTAGTAGATAGGTAGACATATAGTAATACAGAACACTGATTATAGAACAGTCATTGACAATGTCGTAGCTTAAGGTTTATTCTAGTTATACAATTTAGTTTATGTATAATCTTTTTAGTCTTGACATTGAAACTagtgaaaagtttatttaagtGGAGTCAGTTTTTTGCCTCATGTCCTTCATAGTTATTTTCATGATAGATACTTAAATGCCACACAATTTTACTCCGTAGCTTAAATTAGGACAACCGCAGCGCGATTTCCTACAGCTTGCAGTTTTTCCATTGTGTTGCGTTTCTCCACGGGTGCTTTTTTAGCACGACTAGTCCTAGACCCGCCTGGGTTAAATTAATTCTAGAAATATTCGTTTAGTGCCGTTTGTCGAACGATAGCGATTACAAACGCTTGTGATCGTATGTCGCGCTTTTATTCATTAGAATTTCATTcttattatagtttattattcttttttgccTAATGTTCATTCGTTATCGCGGAGCAAATCACGAAGATATGACGTGTTTTTCGCATCAATGTGAGGCTGAACTATTTTATGTGCATTATTTTGTAAGCATTCCTGTGTGCATTCACGAGTACACTACATGACGGTTTTCTCACTTTATACacacaattacaattttttctatcaCAATACTTTCTCACCGCGAGATGTTTCCCTCGATTAATATCTTTCATAATCATGAAGACTTGAGACGAAAAAAAACGATCATTGATAATGTCACACTCTTctgttattgtatatttttattctgcttaattcttataaactgaaaataatCAATCAGCTTGCCTTTTTTGGGAAAttcattattactattattatttgaaacattttctttgTAAGTTAAACAATATCATGAAATTAGATAAACATATGTCTTATTTTACAAGTTAAAAcaattctgtatattttttacattttttataagatgTAAGTTATTTTCGCaaatagttattatttttagtgtttatataaactttgtaattaACAGGCTATTTATCTCCTGATTTAGTCTTTTGTTCACTTCTAATTGTTCAATGACATAAGATTGTTCTAGTTTCAAGATATTGAGAAACAACCgattttttgaattttcttACCGAAGATCTAATACGTAGTCTTTCTTCGGCGGAATTTAAAGATTCTcagattgttttataaaaattttgaaacattcGACAGAATCTGCACGATGCGAAACCGAAGATCGTCTCGTCGAATCTGGCGCTCGACAGTAATCACACGGTGGTCGATATCAAGGAGGAACTAACGTACATGAGCAGTAACGAGGACTTGAAGAAGAGTCACAACGATTACATCCTCAAGAGGATTCCAGCCGGTGCTGAGGCGACAGTTGTACTCGTCGGCGCCGTCGACTTTCTGGATCAGCCGACGATAGCCTTCGTACGATTGGCCGAAGGTGTGTTTATGCCGTCCATCACGGAGGTGACGATACCGGTCAGATTCATGTTTACCCTATTGGGACCGAGAAACGGCGACCTGGATTATCACGAGATTGGCCGGTCAATCTCCACCTTGATGGCGAACACGTCGTTCCACAAGGTCGCTTATAAGGCCAATGAGAGGCGAGAGCTGCTCTCGGCTATTAACGAGTTCCTAGACGATTCGATTGTACTGCCACCCGGCGACTGGGAGAGACAGGCCTTGTTACCGTTCAACGAACTTAAGGCGAAGAGCGAGGCTATCAGGAAGCGAAAGGCAAAGGCGCTCGAGGAGAAGGACAAACCGGAACAAAGTGAGGCCGCCGTGAAAAAAGGTAATTTCTTCAAATACTTTAACCGTCTTTGTTATTcaattcttaaatatttatcgttttCGCTCCTTCgtccttaattaattattacctgtaatgtaatgtataacAGCTCTTCTAGCCGgcgaggaggagaagaagcCACCAGAAGACGATGATCCTTTGCGACGTACCAAACGTCCATTTGGCGGCCTCATCAACGACATTAAGCGTCGCTATCCCTTCTATTTATCTGATTTCACGGATGGCTTGAGCTCGTCCTGTCTCGCGGCAGCTATCTTCATGTATTTCGCCGCACTATGCGGCGCCATCACCTTCGGTGGTCTGATGAGCGACAAGACGCAAAACGTAATAGGCATCTCTGAAACTCTGGTCTCCGGTTCGTGGACGGGCGTGATAATGGCACTATTTGCCACTCAACCGCTGGTGATCATCGGCACGACTGGTCCTTTATTGCTCTTCGACGAAAGTCTATACAACTTCTGCTTGGCTAACGAGCTCGAATTTCTGACTGTACGGGTATATGTTGGCGCCTGGATGGGTATTATCGCCCTGGCGATTGCCTGCGTCGAAGGTTCGGTCCTCGTGCGACTCTTCACGCGCTTTACCGAGGAAATCTTCACCGGATTGATTTCTATCCTTTACATCGTTGAAACGTTCATCAAGCTTTACAACTACTTTGTGCGCAATCCTCTTCTTCACGAGTACAGCTTTGGGCCGGACATCAATGACACAACCTATCCGCTCTACGTTACCGAAATGAAGGTCACGCCATGGAACGGAACCGAAGAGATCCTGCGCTTGGAAAAAGTTCTGGTACCGAGTCACGACATAGCTGGGTTGCTGATCAATCAACCCAACACAGCTTTGATGTGTACTATCCTTTGTCTGGGCACCTTTCTGGGCGCCTATTACTTAAGAATCTTCCGCAACAGCCATTACCTGGGTCGTAGTGCTCGAAGAGCCTTCGGAGACTTCGGCGTGCCTATTAGCATCGTCGTTTTCGTTCTAATCGACTATCTATTTATGGTAAAAACGGAGAAGTTACTGGTTCCTGAAGGACTCACCCCAACTATACCCGATAGAAATTGGTTCGTGTCTCCCGCTGGATACGAGAAACCCATACCACTTTGGATGGCTCTAGCTTGCGTGGTGCCAGCTTTGCTGGTTTACATCCTGGTGTTTATGGAGACTCAAATATCGGAGTAAGTTAGATTTAAATCGTTTGCCTGTCCGAGACGGCTCGCGGTTTCGGATTAATCATATCGTTCGCTTTGCAGACTGATCATCGATAAAAAGGAGCGTAAGCTGCGAAAGGGTAATGGCTATCACATGGACATCGTGGTGGTCTGCCTGATGAACGTGGGATGTGGCCTGATGGGTGCACCTTGGTGTTCCGCCGCGTCGGTGCGCTCTCTCACCCACGTATCCGCTGTGACCGTGATGTCACGCACCCACGCACCCGGCGACAAGCCGCACATCGTTGAAGTGAAAGAGCAACGGGTGAGCGCCCTTCTGGTCGCGATACTGATAGGCGTGAGCATGCTGATGGCACCGTTGTTGCGGCGGGTACCGATGTCCGTCCTTCTTGGTGTGTTCCTCTACATGGGTATCTCATCGACGAACGGCGTGCAGTTGTTTGACCGCATCAAGCTCTTTTTCATGCCAGTCAAACACCACGGTACAGCAAACTACGTGCGCCGCGTACAAACCTCCAAGATGCACATCTTCACCTCCATACAGATCTTGTGCCTAGCCATATTGTGGATTGTCAAGAGTACTAGAGCCGCTCTGGCCCTGCCCTTCTTCCTTATCCTGATGATACCATTGCGCGCTCAGATGAGCCACTTCTTCACCACCGCGGAGCTACGCGCCCTCGACAGTAAGGGACCTGAGCACGAAGTCGAAGACGAGCTGGATTTCTACGAGGAGGCTCCTCTACCTGGTTAGACTGTGCCTTAATCGACTATGATATCATGGCGTATCTCTCTccgcctctctctttctctctttaaatTCATCCACTATGTATCTTTCGAAATTATCTACTCATATACCTATTTCATATCAGGGTCTCAAAGTCCTTATCTAGCGCCAATACAGAGGTCGCAAGTACAGAGTTCTATTTTCACTAGattatgtatatgcatatatgtatataacgtCCATTAATAGGGTCCATTGATAAGGAGCTGATAAACGGTagaattcaaatataaatgtacgaCATATATAATGCAGAAAGGATTATCAACAGTCATTAGACTGTCGGATCTCGTTTtgcacaaattttttattcttttgtgtTTTGTAGAGTTTTCATTCCACAATTTTCCATGAATCTTGGAACGCGcacgaatatttattttcattgataaTTACTAAGATTGCATCTGCTTATATATTTTGACCGTTTTTTgtcatgaaattatataaatagccTGACCGTACATTTTGAAATGATTGAGTTACTCATACACGCTTAATGGACGATATGATGCGTTTGCGTTCTTGAAATTAAGTGGAAAACCGGTGCCTCTGAATGCCTGATATTTGCGCTTTGCGATGTAATGCTCAGGAGAAGTTTACGTAATGGCACACATGAGGATAGTGCCAAATCAAAATGTTATGAGGACAATGCTCGACTAGTGATGATTTTAGAGAGATAACGTTTTCGCAAatccttcctttttctcttttttttttcatggatatacatataaatatatataaacacacacatatacaagGGAACATATTGTTGCCTTGATCTTTAAATTCTTCAAAGATGTGCACGTGACAGAGTTTAtgaatctttatatattccaAATTTGTAGATCTTACGCGATATCTAAGTTTCAACgttttacttctttttcctcttcttcttcacAATTGTGCCTCTCTCTACACGtgtaaatctttaaatttataggTGCTTACGTACGCGGATCATATATTGAGGCGCGAATGtataaaatgtcaaatatCTTCACTTCCTCAGATTCTTGATTTTAGGAATTCCATatcgattatcgattttaatcttacaattagacttTAAGCCCCCGATAATCTttgcttttataaattttaccaTTGCTACATATTGTTAAATTCGTCAATTTCTTGTGATTcgtatttacatacatatatacacatcttCATAGTCACAAGTACTTACAAAACTTGCGCACTATATAAAGGATACTTAAAAAGACACAACTCTTGTGTCTCCCTTATTTGCACAGGTGCTTATTCACGCGATTGCACTTAAAAATGGGATAattcttacatatttttatatctacacaAACCAGATCCctagattttaaatttcattagGATTCATTTCTTATCCTTGGATTCCGTAGACGGATAATTCCTTCCATTTCACAGATCCTTTGATGGATACTTGAGTCCCGCAAAATCGAAACTGcgatgttttattttctttattaacttGCTCAGTATAACGTTCTGCAAATCCTACTAGATAAGCATTCGTGTATTTGCTCGTAAAACACtatgattttaattcattcttACGACATGAAATCTAAGAGAAgatattcgcgcgcgcgtttcgagCAAGATGAAGCGATCGATGACGCTGTAATTAGAGCGGTTCGGAATTATCGTAAGGAATAAAGGCTggtgaaagaaaaagaaagagttaTATTTAACTAAATGAACTATTTTCGAACaaatagagaatatatatatatatatatatatatatatatatatatatacacttagtatattttatatatatatatatatatatatatatatatatatacacacatacacatatatatagatagatagaaaagatacattgtatttttattcgtattaGAGTATTTTACTAAAACTTCCGTAAAGTCGTTTCCGCTTATTATAACACATCAATTGTTAATCGATAATAGAGAGAAATCTAGATCGAGAAATCGATAATAGAGAGAGTGGAAGCGATATACTTAATCCATTGTGATAGCAAGCAGAATTGCTCGAATACAAAAAGATGGTACAACTAAGCACTTAACGTTAGCGAAAAGTTTATAATGCAAATCCTCTAATTAGATGTTTAATCGATCCATAGAACATTATCGATGCACACGTACGCGCGTACATATTCACCTATATGCGTTCCTATCGTCgttgatattatattgtaacaaAAGATTATCGAGGCGAATTGTTACGAAGCGATAGTACGGTTGTACATAGTCTAGTTAATAtacagtattaaaaaaaaataataataattagcaataggcaataggcatAGTAGTTGATTTGCGCCTTAAATTAGTGatcgaagaaataaaacatattttaattgtacttGTATTTGATACTTGTCCCATTTATTCTCCGTTTTTTTGTTACTTTGGAATTAAAATCTCGATATGTAAAAGGAATGTAAATCTCGTGTGC
This sequence is a window from Temnothorax longispinosus isolate EJ_2023e chromosome 11, Tlon_JGU_v1, whole genome shotgun sequence. Protein-coding genes within it:
- the Ae2 gene encoding band 3 anion transport protein isoform X5, whose protein sequence is MENTDGSRRKLSFLGFGKRVSIDGHAAETGPELDEEMEKVFAMDVAEKFDVARLGSPSESTGSDRDRDRGPPPRYGGDRDFNQYRKRSYPHPHMPLKSLHSRSMRRHLSPEGSATEVSTEEDHGNVQARSNEVQEVDGMNRNGLQSTVTAEAEPEVDEETAEETENVGSSESEAPISERAASGFNDSPTIGSPRVQFEKIKEEDVLSMQTPEVPTAPSGLEEDRNRRRHQKHEHKRHHHKSRKYSLQEDPQWRKRSGAGLPDNSSLLTRRVSVQPEEASTLQELDIDDLESHRSDDPRGMRRHKAAHLTVQIGRRKEGGIPHDTFKKMYDHSPHEVFVQLDELHGLGEEREWRETARWIKYEEDVEEGADRWGRPHVASLSFHSLLNLRRCLETGVVLLDLEEKDLPGLAYRVVEQMVREELILAQDRPVVMRALLLRHRHVHEHERGFRFGGKRSYSSYTSLQNLHDAKPKIVSSNLALDSNHTVVDIKEELTYMSSNEDLKKSHNDYILKRIPAGAEATVVLVGAVDFLDQPTIAFVRLAEGVFMPSITEVTIPVRFMFTLLGPRNGDLDYHEIGRSISTLMANTSFHKVAYKANERRELLSAINEFLDDSIVLPPGDWERQALLPFNELKAKSEAIRKRKAKALEEKDKPEQSEAAVKKALLAGEEEKKPPEDDDPLRRTKRPFGGLINDIKRRYPFYLSDFTDGLSSSCLAAAIFMYFAALCGAITFGGLMSDKTQNVIGISETLVSGSWTGVIMALFATQPLVIIGTTGPLLLFDESLYNFCLANELEFLTVRVYVGAWMGIIALAIACVEGSVLVRLFTRFTEEIFTGLISILYIVETFIKLYNYFVRNPLLHEYSFGPDINDTTYPLYVTEMKVTPWNGTEEILRLEKVLVPSHDIAGLLINQPNTALMCTILCLGTFLGAYYLRIFRNSHYLGRSARRAFGDFGVPISIVVFVLIDYLFMVKTEKLLVPEGLTPTIPDRNWFVSPAGYEKPIPLWMALACVVPALLVYILVFMETQISELIIDKKERKLRKGNGYHMDIVVVCLMNVGCGLMGAPWCSAASVRSLTHVSAVTVMSRTHAPGDKPHIVEVKEQRVSALLVAILIGVSMLMAPLLRRVPMSVLLGVFLYMGISSTNGVQLFDRIKLFFMPVKHHGTANYVRRVQTSKMHIFTSIQILCLAILWIVKSTRAALALPFFLILMIPLRAQMSHFFTTAELRALDSKGPEHEVEDELDFYEEAPLPG
- the Ae2 gene encoding band 3 anion transport protein isoform X4, with amino-acid sequence MENTDGSRRKLSFLGFGKRVSIDGHAAETGPELDEEMEKVFAMDVAEKFDVARLGSPSESTGSDRDRDRGPPPRYGGDRDFNQYRKRSYPHPHMPLKSLHSRSMRRHLSPEGSATEVSTEEDHGNVQARSNEVQEVDGMNRNGLQSTVTAEAEPEVDEETAEETENVGSSESEAPISERAASGFNDSPTIGSPRVQFEKIKEEDVLSMQTPEVPTAPSGLEEDRNRRRHQKHEHKRHHHKSRKYSLQEDPQWRKRSGAGLPDNSSLLTRRVSVQPEEASTLQELDIDDLESHRSDDPRGMRRHKAAHLTVQIGRRKEGGIPHDTFKKMYDHSPHEVFVQLDELHGLGEEREWRETARWIKYEEDVEEGADRWGRPHVASLSFHSLLNLRRCLETGVVLLDLEEKDLPGLAYRVVEQMVREELILAQDRPVVMRALLLRHRHVHEHERGFRFGGKRSYSSYTSLQSIWLEEEDAAREAAENHVTQHNLHDAKPKIVSSNLALDSNHTVVDIKEELTYMSSNEDLKKSHNDYILKRIPAGAEATVVLVGAVDFLDQPTIAFVRLAEGVFMPSITEVTIPVRFMFTLLGPRNGDLDYHEIGRSISTLMANTSFHKVAYKANERRELLSAINEFLDDSIVLPPGDWERQALLPFNELKAKSEAIRKRKAKALEEKDKPEQSEAAVKKALLAGEEEKKPPEDDDPLRRTKRPFGGLINDIKRRYPFYLSDFTDGLSSSCLAAAIFMYFAALCGAITFGGLMSDKTQNVIGISETLVSGSWTGVIMALFATQPLVIIGTTGPLLLFDESLYNFCLANELEFLTVRVYVGAWMGIIALAIACVEGSVLVRLFTRFTEEIFTGLISILYIVETFIKLYNYFVRNPLLHEYSFGPDINDTTYPLYVTEMKVTPWNGTEEILRLEKVLVPSHDIAGLLINQPNTALMCTILCLGTFLGAYYLRIFRNSHYLGRSARRAFGDFGVPISIVVFVLIDYLFMVKTEKLLVPEGLTPTIPDRNWFVSPAGYEKPIPLWMALACVVPALLVYILVFMETQISELIIDKKERKLRKGNGYHMDIVVVCLMNVGCGLMGAPWCSAASVRSLTHVSAVTVMSRTHAPGDKPHIVEVKEQRVSALLVAILIGVSMLMAPLLRRVPMSVLLGVFLYMGISSTNGVQLFDRIKLFFMPVKHHGTANYVRRVQTSKMHIFTSIQILCLAILWIVKSTRAALALPFFLILMIPLRAQMSHFFTTAELRALDSKGPEHEVEDELDFYEEAPLPG
- the Ae2 gene encoding band 3 anion transport protein isoform X3: MPEATAGSSGKSFLQRARGKVLRWLRRSLRTTHQIDGHAAETGPELDEEMEKVFAMDVAEKFDVARLGSPSESTGSDRDRDRGPPPRYGGDRDFNQYRKRSYPHPHMPLKSLHSRSMRRHLSPEGSATEVSTEEDHGNVQARSNEVQEVDGMNRNGLQSTVTAEAEPEVDEETAEETENVGSSESEAPISERAASGFNDSPTIGSPRVQFEKIKEEDVLSMQTPEVPTAPSGLEEDRNRRRHQKHEHKRHHHKSRKYSLQEDPQWRKRSGAGLPDNSSLLTRRVSVQPEEASTLQELDIDDLESHRSDDPRGMRRHKAAHLTVQIGRRKEGGIPHDTFKKMYDHSPHEVFVQLDELHGLGEEREWRETARWIKYEEDVEEGADRWGRPHVASLSFHSLLNLRRCLETGVVLLDLEEKDLPGLAYRVVEQMVREELILAQDRPVVMRALLLRHRHVHEHERGFRFGGKRSYSSYTSLQNLHDAKPKIVSSNLALDSNHTVVDIKEELTYMSSNEDLKKSHNDYILKRIPAGAEATVVLVGAVDFLDQPTIAFVRLAEGVFMPSITEVTIPVRFMFTLLGPRNGDLDYHEIGRSISTLMANTSFHKVAYKANERRELLSAINEFLDDSIVLPPGDWERQALLPFNELKAKSEAIRKRKAKALEEKDKPEQSEAAVKKALLAGEEEKKPPEDDDPLRRTKRPFGGLINDIKRRYPFYLSDFTDGLSSSCLAAAIFMYFAALCGAITFGGLMSDKTQNVIGISETLVSGSWTGVIMALFATQPLVIIGTTGPLLLFDESLYNFCLANELEFLTVRVYVGAWMGIIALAIACVEGSVLVRLFTRFTEEIFTGLISILYIVETFIKLYNYFVRNPLLHEYSFGPDINDTTYPLYVTEMKVTPWNGTEEILRLEKVLVPSHDIAGLLINQPNTALMCTILCLGTFLGAYYLRIFRNSHYLGRSARRAFGDFGVPISIVVFVLIDYLFMVKTEKLLVPEGLTPTIPDRNWFVSPAGYEKPIPLWMALACVVPALLVYILVFMETQISELIIDKKERKLRKGNGYHMDIVVVCLMNVGCGLMGAPWCSAASVRSLTHVSAVTVMSRTHAPGDKPHIVEVKEQRVSALLVAILIGVSMLMAPLLRRVPMSVLLGVFLYMGISSTNGVQLFDRIKLFFMPVKHHGTANYVRRVQTSKMHIFTSIQILCLAILWIVKSTRAALALPFFLILMIPLRAQMSHFFTTAELRALDSKGPEHEVEDELDFYEEAPLPG
- the Ae2 gene encoding band 3 anion transport protein isoform X1, with the protein product MPEATAGSSGKSFLQRARGKVLRWLRRSLRTTHQIDGHAAETGPELDEEMEKVFAMDVAEKFDVARLGSPSESTGSDRDRDRGPPPRYGGDRDFNQYRKRSYPHPHMPLKSLHSRSMRRHLSPEGSATEVSTEEDHGNVQARSNEVQEVDGMNRNGLQSTVTAEAEPEVDEETAEETENVGSSESEAPISERAASGFNDSPTIGSPRVQFEKIKEEDVLSMQTPEVPTAPSGLEEDRNRRRHQKHEHKRHHHKSRKYSLQEDPQWRKRSGAGLPDNSSLLTRRVSVQPEEASTLQELDIDDLESHRSDDPRGMRRHKAAHLTVQIGRRKEGGIPHDTFKKMYDHSPHEVFVQLDELHGLGEEREWRETARWIKYEEDVEEGADRWGRPHVASLSFHSLLNLRRCLETGVVLLDLEEKDLPGLAYRVVEQMVREELILAQDRPVVMRALLLRHRHVHEHERGFRFGGKRSYSSYTSLQSIWLEEEDAAREAAENHVTQHNLHDAKPKIVSSNLALDSNHTVVDIKEELTYMSSNEDLKKSHNDYILKRIPAGAEATVVLVGAVDFLDQPTIAFVRLAEGVFMPSITEVTIPVRFMFTLLGPRNGDLDYHEIGRSISTLMANTSFHKVAYKANERRELLSAINEFLDDSIVLPPGDWERQALLPFNELKAKSEAIRKRKAKALEEKDKPEQSEAAVKKALLAGEEEKKPPEDDDPLRRTKRPFGGLINDIKRRYPFYLSDFTDGLSSSCLAAAIFMYFAALCGAITFGGLMSDKTQNVIGISETLVSGSWTGVIMALFATQPLVIIGTTGPLLLFDESLYNFCLANELEFLTVRVYVGAWMGIIALAIACVEGSVLVRLFTRFTEEIFTGLISILYIVETFIKLYNYFVRNPLLHEYSFGPDINDTTYPLYVTEMKVTPWNGTEEILRLEKVLVPSHDIAGLLINQPNTALMCTILCLGTFLGAYYLRIFRNSHYLGRSARRAFGDFGVPISIVVFVLIDYLFMVKTEKLLVPEGLTPTIPDRNWFVSPAGYEKPIPLWMALACVVPALLVYILVFMETQISELIIDKKERKLRKGNGYHMDIVVVCLMNVGCGLMGAPWCSAASVRSLTHVSAVTVMSRTHAPGDKPHIVEVKEQRVSALLVAILIGVSMLMAPLLRRVPMSVLLGVFLYMGISSTNGVQLFDRIKLFFMPVKHHGTANYVRRVQTSKMHIFTSIQILCLAILWIVKSTRAALALPFFLILMIPLRAQMSHFFTTAELRALDSKGPEHEVEDELDFYEEAPLPG